The sequence below is a genomic window from Ipomoea triloba cultivar NCNSP0323 chromosome 10, ASM357664v1.
AGGCAATGTAAAGCTAGGCTTATTTTGGGGCGAGAGTTACTATCTGGGTGAGCACACCAGAGCCCGATAATCATTAGTCGCTCCATTTCCTGCTCTTCAAAGTTTCCGCATAATTTAGGATCTGCAGCTTCGAGTAGCCTTCCCATTCCGTATAAATCCCACACCCAATCCACCAAGCTTTTCCTGTCTTCTCTTTTGTTGGCAAGAATTGCTTTTCGTCCGCATGCTATTTCCAGTGCCACCACTCCGAAGCTGAAGACATCTGACTCTTTGCTGGTCTTGAACGTGATGTGACATTCTGGAGCTACGTACCCTGGCGTACCTCCTAAGTAGGTTTTCTCGGGTGTTTGTTCGTGGTCAACCAACCAGGCCAACCCGAAATCACCAAGTCTAGCGTTGAAGCTTGAATCCAATAGGACATTACTGGACTTAATGTCCCTGTGCAACACACATTGTTCCCAATCTTCATGCAGATAGGACAAAGCTGAGGCTAAGCCTTGTGCAATTTTATACCTAAGCCTCCAATTCAAAGGTGACTTTCTCTTGAAGAGATGGGAGTCTAAACTGCCTCCTGGCATGTATTCATAAACAAGTAATAGCTCCCCATTCTCATGACACCAACCGTGAAGTGGCACCAAATTTCTATGTCTCAATTGGCTGATGATCTTTACTTCTGATGTGTATTCCTCAATCCCTTGTTTGGACTGGCTAGATACTCTCTTCACAGCCACATCCAAGTTCAAGTCCCTTAAGAAACCACTATAAACCCCACCAAACCCCCCTTCTCCCAGCTTATGCTCCTCTGAGAAGTTGTCAGTTGCAGATGCCAATTCACTGTATGAGAAATTCTTAGGTCCATAGCCAGCCATTTCGAATTCCCCCTCCATTGCCGCTCCAAGAATAATCTGATGATTGTTTCTTTTCGCTCCCCGCTTCTTAAAATAGGCAGAGATGGCTATAGACAGCACTGCAATGAAAACCAGGACACCAATACTCGATCCTGCTATCACTAGTCCTTTCTTAAGTTTTCTTCCTTTTGAGACCATGCTAGTGCCGGGACCTGGAGCAGGAACCGTGTATTGTTGTTGAGGAGGACTTATTTTTGGAGCTTGAGAGGCAGAAACATTGTTCGGCCACAGTGGAGTGGAATCGAACTGCCACGAGCTGACGGTGTTTTTCTCGAAGAACCATCCTGTTGCAGCTGAGAAGCCAACGCTAACGAATTCGGGCAAGATTTTTGTCAGATCAACCTTATAGCTAAGGCTGTCTGTCTGGTAATTGCCTTTCCAGGATCCTGTAAAATTAACTTGGAGAATCTTGGAACTAGCAATATAAGTTATGGAAGCAGTATTGGACATCCCTAGTGGAATTTCATTCAGCCATGGTTTGATTGTAACAGGTTCTAACATGGAATTGATGTTGATACGCACATTCGTCTGAGCTTGATTGGTCTGGTGTGAGAACGTATCGAACACCACAGCAACGAAAGGATCTGGCGGGGTTGATTGAGTCTCATTCATAAGGCCAAGACCGCCACCCTGAGTGAGAGTTACATTCAATGGAGTGGAAAAATTGGCCAAGAAAAATGCTAGTCCATCAGCATAGCCATTATTGCTACCATCTGAGCTGATGGTGAAAATG
It includes:
- the LOC116033415 gene encoding L-type lectin-domain containing receptor kinase IX.1-like, whose product is MATASLCRLFLNIFPFLFLLLASLVCSLSFDLPSIGPGDANVRIKLEGNASITDQGIQLTPNEPELELMRNKASRATYVEPLHLWDRASGDLADFTTNFIFTISSDGSNNGYADGLAFFLANFSTPLNVTLTQGGGLGLMNETQSTPPDPFVAVVFDTFSHQTNQAQTNVRININSMLEPVTIKPWLNEIPLGMSNTASITYIASSKILQVNFTGSWKGNYQTDSLSYKVDLTKILPEFVSVGFSAATGWFFEKNTVSSWQFDSTPLWPNNVSASQAPKISPPQQQYTVPAPGPGTSMVSKGRKLKKGLVIAGSSIGVLVFIAVLSIAISAYFKKRGAKRNNHQIILGAAMEGEFEMAGYGPKNFSYSELASATDNFSEEHKLGEGGFGGVYSGFLRDLNLDVAVKRVSSQSKQGIEEYTSEVKIISQLRHRNLVPLHGWCHENGELLLVYEYMPGGSLDSHLFKRKSPLNWRLRYKIAQGLASALSYLHEDWEQCVLHRDIKSSNVLLDSSFNARLGDFGLAWLVDHEQTPEKTYLGGTPGYVAPECHITFKTSKESDVFSFGVVALEIACGRKAILANKREDRKSLVDWVWDLYGMGRLLEAADPKLCGNFEEQEMERLMIIGLWCAHPDSNSRPKISLALHCLKFQVQLPILPEKMPKPVYSSSLPNALSFPGSHFSGIKNVEIQEFEYPSSSSQNSRFTSSSASAGSSLPYTI